Proteins encoded within one genomic window of Peptococcaceae bacterium 1198_IL3148:
- a CDS encoding glutamate decarboxylase, whose amino-acid sequence MWTVVYIAQNKAEAEQLKMKLTTEGLLVKVKPLGGNKDADANSYEILVPASEVDEAMEIINMF is encoded by the coding sequence GTGTGGACAGTGGTATATATTGCGCAGAATAAAGCTGAGGCAGAACAGTTAAAAATGAAACTTACAACCGAAGGATTACTAGTTAAGGTTAAACCCTTAGGAGGCAACAAAGATGCCGATGCAAACTCTTATGAAATTTTAGTGCCGGCTTCTGAAGTTGACGAAGCGATGGAAATAATTAATATGTTTTAG
- a CDS encoding acetyl-CoA carboxylase carboxyltransferase subunit alpha, with protein MASLLEFEKPIIELETKIEELKTFAEEKDIDLGSEINKLETRAEELKKSIYSNLTPWQRVQIARHPERPNTLDYIKYMITDFIELHGDRLYGDDPAMIGGIGRFDGQSVTVIGHVKGKDTKQNVARNFGMAHPEGYRKALRLMKQAEKFKRPVLCFVDTPGAYCGMGAEERGQGEAIARALMEMSALKVPLISVVIGEGGSGGALAISVSDRIMMQEHAVFSVSTPEACASILWKDGTKANEAAAALKITAQDLLALKVIDDVIVEPLGGAHREPENAAKLIKETIKNNLNELRQYPLEALLQKRYQKFRTIGQLG; from the coding sequence ATGGCCAGCCTGTTGGAATTTGAAAAGCCAATTATTGAACTGGAAACTAAAATTGAAGAACTCAAAACCTTTGCTGAGGAAAAAGATATTGATCTTGGCAGTGAGATCAACAAGTTAGAGACCAGGGCAGAAGAACTTAAAAAGTCGATATACAGCAACTTAACGCCGTGGCAAAGGGTACAAATAGCCCGCCATCCAGAACGTCCCAATACCTTGGACTATATTAAGTACATGATTACTGATTTTATTGAACTGCATGGTGATCGTCTGTATGGTGATGATCCTGCAATGATCGGTGGTATTGGCCGCTTTGATGGTCAATCGGTCACAGTTATCGGTCACGTTAAAGGAAAAGATACTAAACAAAATGTAGCCCGTAATTTTGGGATGGCCCATCCCGAAGGGTACCGCAAAGCTCTGCGGTTAATGAAACAAGCAGAGAAATTTAAGCGCCCGGTGTTATGTTTTGTAGATACACCCGGTGCCTACTGTGGCATGGGAGCTGAAGAGCGAGGCCAAGGCGAGGCCATTGCCAGAGCTTTAATGGAAATGTCTGCCCTTAAGGTACCACTAATTTCGGTGGTCATTGGTGAAGGCGGCAGTGGTGGGGCTTTGGCCATCAGTGTATCTGACAGGATAATGATGCAAGAGCACGCTGTGTTTTCGGTAAGCACCCCTGAAGCTTGTGCCAGCATATTGTGGAAGGATGGTACCAAAGCCAATGAAGCAGCTGCGGCATTGAAGATCACTGCCCAGGATTTGTTGGCATTAAAGGTAATTGACGATGTTATTGTTGAACCGTTGGGTGGAGCCCATCGAGAACCTGAAAATGCCGCCAAACTAATTAAAGAAACAATTAAAAATAATTTAAATGAATTGCGGCAATATCCATTAGAAGCATTGCTACAGAAAAGATATCAAAAGTTTAGAACCATTGGACAACTGGGTTAG
- the pfkA gene encoding 6-phosphofructokinase codes for MQRIAVMTSGGDAPGMNAAVRAVVRKAIFHGMEIIGINRGYNGFIEGDMWPMNLGSVADIIHRGGTILHTARSEEFTTPEGRAKAYENVERFGIQGLVVIGGDGSFKGAKKFYDEYQLPMVGIPGTIDNDISGTDYTIGFDTAVNNVVDAINKIRDTATSHERTFVVEVMGRHAGYIALQAGLAGGAETIIIPEVPHSIDEICNKLLRGVKRGKLHSVIVVAEGAVSGLEVGQKIKDITGFDTKVTILGHLQRGGIPTAHDRVIASRMGSKAVETLMSGETNKVVGIRAGEVVAYDLEDVFNQKKTIEKELLDLANVLSI; via the coding sequence ATGCAGAGAATAGCTGTGATGACCAGTGGTGGTGATGCGCCTGGGATGAATGCTGCCGTCCGTGCAGTGGTAAGAAAGGCGATTTTTCATGGCATGGAGATCATTGGCATTAATCGTGGCTATAATGGCTTTATTGAGGGCGATATGTGGCCAATGAATTTGGGTTCTGTGGCTGACATCATCCATCGGGGTGGAACAATATTACATACTGCTCGTTCAGAGGAATTTACTACCCCCGAGGGTAGGGCAAAGGCCTATGAAAATGTAGAGCGTTTTGGTATTCAAGGTCTGGTGGTTATTGGCGGAGACGGTTCATTTAAAGGGGCCAAAAAATTTTACGACGAATATCAATTGCCCATGGTAGGTATACCCGGTACCATTGATAATGACATTTCCGGTACTGATTATACCATTGGTTTTGATACAGCGGTAAACAATGTGGTGGATGCCATTAACAAAATTAGAGATACAGCAACATCCCATGAACGCACCTTTGTGGTGGAAGTTATGGGGCGCCATGCGGGATATATTGCTTTGCAAGCAGGTTTGGCCGGTGGTGCAGAGACCATTATTATTCCGGAAGTACCCCACAGCATTGATGAAATTTGTAATAAGTTATTGCGTGGTGTTAAAAGAGGCAAACTACATAGTGTGATTGTTGTTGCCGAGGGGGCCGTTAGCGGTCTAGAAGTGGGGCAAAAAATTAAGGACATCACTGGTTTTGATACCAAGGTTACCATCCTTGGCCATTTGCAACGGGGTGGTATACCCACTGCCCATGATCGAGTAATTGCTTCCCGAATGGGTTCCAAGGCTGTGGAAACATTAATGTCTGGAGAAACCAACAAAGTGGTGGGCATTCGGGCCGGTGAAGTGGTGGCCTATGATTTGGAAGATGTTTTTAACCAGAAAAAAACCATTGAAAAGGAATTGCTTGATCTAGCTAACGTGCTTTCTATATAA
- a CDS encoding DNA polymerase III subunit alpha — MKENQFVHLHLHSEYSLLDGAARIKQVVKTAKELGMPALAITDHGAMFGVIDFYKECQRAGIKPILGCEVYVAPRTMYDRIPKVDDQLYHLVLLAENEVGYRNLIKLVSEAYTKGFYYKPRVDKQALSAHANGLIALSGCIAGEVAAHAIAGKHQRARQAAAEYRDIFGAGNFFLELQDHGFPEQKIANKELIAISKDLGLPLVVTNDVHYTLSEHAKIQDVLMCIQTGKTVDQQDRMKFSSTQLYLKSGQQMAAAFPGHPEALLNTIKIAERCQVQLDFSQMHLPHYAVPEGHSTESYLEYLCCQGAEKLYGQLTADVKNRLEHELNIIKQMGFAAYFLIVWDFVNYAKSKHIPVGPGRGSAAGSIVAYSLGITNIDPLKYGLLFERFLNPERLSMPDIDIDICQERRGEVIDYVVKKYGAERVAQIITFGTMAARAAIRDVGRALNMPYSYVDKIAKMIPPELNVTIEKALSQSTALRELYQTDEEARRLIDTASVLEGMPRHASTHAAGVVISKEPLTNYLPLYRTSDGVVTTQFPMVTVEELGLLKMDLLGLRNLTVIQETIDLLALNNIAVDINHIPMDDQKTYQMLAKGNSAGVFQLESSGMRTILKELKPTVFEDLVALVALYRPGPLGSGMVDSFIKNKHGLSQVDYLHPDLEPVLKETYGVILYQEQVMKIAQIMAGYTLGQADSLRKAMGKKIPAIMQMHREWFINGTSVDDQGQRLAHPIPGAVTRGYDRHLAEKIFDLMEFFAGYGFNKSHSAAYALVAYQTAYLKAHYPAYYMSALLTSVRDNTAKVVAYIDECRRMNIKVLPPDVNESQENFAVVANSIRFGLAAVKNVGTGAVKEIINKRKQQGNYKSYSDFCRRIDCRTVNKRVLESLIKSGCFDTLNHYRAQLLAVLEKGLELAQQSQRERDSGQISLLDLWGQEDTNNIQEIELPDIPEYSLADMLALEKEALGLYISGHPLEEYQHVFSQITTHKLIELAELEGSERVQVGGVIINAKTINTKKGDQMAFATLEDITATCELVIFPSIYRKYGRFFTTESPLLVVGRTDSSEDEIKIIVEELIPLTNIERALYLRLAPNSDQETLIINLLRAHPGEQRVFIYYNNQELKPLPAEYYTKVPGPVVTHLKQLLGESNVVVKWKPLSKQRRTEKNFSNEPVAKLKHPPKGFRSLLDF; from the coding sequence TTGAAAGAAAACCAATTTGTCCATTTACATTTACATAGTGAGTACAGTTTGCTTGACGGAGCCGCCCGCATTAAACAGGTGGTTAAAACCGCTAAAGAGCTTGGTATGCCAGCTTTGGCCATCACAGATCATGGCGCGATGTTTGGAGTTATCGACTTTTACAAAGAATGTCAGCGAGCTGGTATTAAACCCATTTTAGGCTGTGAGGTTTACGTCGCCCCCAGAACTATGTATGATCGCATACCTAAAGTTGATGATCAATTGTATCACTTAGTGTTGTTGGCGGAAAATGAAGTTGGTTACAGAAACCTAATTAAGTTGGTTTCCGAAGCCTATACCAAGGGCTTTTATTATAAACCCAGGGTGGATAAACAGGCACTGTCCGCCCATGCCAACGGATTGATCGCATTAAGCGGTTGTATAGCCGGGGAAGTGGCTGCCCATGCCATTGCAGGTAAACACCAACGGGCTAGACAAGCGGCAGCGGAATACCGAGATATTTTTGGCGCCGGCAATTTCTTTCTGGAGTTGCAGGATCATGGTTTTCCGGAACAAAAGATTGCCAATAAAGAGTTAATTGCCATCAGTAAAGACCTTGGCTTGCCATTGGTGGTTACCAATGATGTTCACTATACTTTGTCCGAGCACGCCAAGATTCAAGATGTTTTAATGTGCATTCAAACAGGGAAGACCGTTGATCAGCAAGATAGAATGAAATTTAGCTCTACCCAACTGTATTTAAAAAGCGGACAGCAAATGGCTGCAGCATTTCCCGGTCATCCCGAAGCATTATTGAACACCATCAAAATTGCCGAGCGTTGCCAGGTACAGTTGGATTTCAGTCAGATGCATTTACCCCACTATGCCGTTCCTGAAGGTCACAGCACTGAAAGTTATCTGGAATATTTATGTTGCCAGGGTGCCGAAAAATTATATGGTCAATTAACAGCGGACGTTAAAAATCGATTGGAACATGAGTTGAACATCATTAAACAAATGGGTTTCGCTGCTTATTTTCTAATTGTTTGGGATTTCGTAAATTATGCTAAATCTAAACATATTCCTGTGGGACCCGGCAGAGGAAGTGCCGCTGGCAGTATTGTGGCCTATAGTCTTGGTATTACCAATATAGATCCCCTGAAATACGGACTTTTGTTTGAGCGCTTTTTAAATCCAGAACGTTTATCAATGCCGGACATAGATATTGATATCTGCCAAGAACGTCGCGGAGAAGTAATCGATTATGTAGTTAAAAAATATGGAGCCGAACGGGTGGCACAAATTATCACCTTTGGTACCATGGCAGCCCGGGCAGCAATACGTGATGTGGGCAGAGCATTAAACATGCCCTATTCCTATGTAGATAAAATAGCTAAAATGATTCCTCCAGAACTGAATGTGACGATAGAGAAAGCCCTTAGCCAATCCACTGCATTGCGGGAACTCTACCAAACCGATGAAGAGGCCCGCAGACTGATTGACACTGCCAGCGTTTTAGAAGGCATGCCTCGACATGCTTCCACCCATGCGGCAGGGGTTGTGATTTCCAAAGAGCCGTTGACCAATTACTTGCCGCTATATCGCACCTCTGATGGTGTGGTTACCACCCAATTCCCGATGGTAACGGTGGAGGAGTTGGGATTGTTAAAAATGGATTTGCTGGGGTTGCGCAATCTAACGGTAATTCAGGAAACCATTGATCTTTTGGCATTAAATAACATTGCGGTGGATATCAATCACATACCAATGGACGACCAAAAAACATATCAAATGTTGGCCAAAGGTAATAGTGCCGGTGTGTTCCAGTTGGAGTCCAGCGGCATGCGGACGATATTGAAGGAGCTAAAGCCCACTGTTTTTGAAGACCTAGTGGCGCTGGTGGCTTTATACCGTCCCGGTCCTTTGGGCAGTGGGATGGTGGACAGTTTTATTAAAAACAAGCATGGGTTGAGCCAAGTTGATTATCTCCATCCAGATTTGGAACCGGTGCTAAAGGAAACCTATGGTGTGATTCTTTATCAAGAACAGGTGATGAAAATTGCACAAATAATGGCTGGGTACACTTTGGGACAGGCGGATTCCTTGCGCAAGGCCATGGGCAAAAAGATACCTGCTATTATGCAAATGCATCGGGAGTGGTTTATAAATGGTACTTCGGTAGATGATCAAGGCCAAAGGTTAGCTCATCCCATTCCGGGTGCAGTTACTAGAGGTTATGATCGCCATTTAGCAGAAAAAATATTTGACCTCATGGAGTTTTTTGCCGGTTATGGTTTTAATAAAAGCCATTCAGCTGCCTATGCTTTGGTGGCCTATCAAACCGCCTACCTAAAGGCTCACTATCCCGCTTATTATATGTCTGCACTTTTGACATCGGTGCGGGACAATACCGCAAAAGTAGTGGCGTACATTGATGAATGCAGACGGATGAACATTAAAGTTTTACCGCCGGATGTAAATGAAAGTCAAGAGAACTTTGCGGTGGTTGCCAACAGCATTCGCTTTGGTTTAGCCGCAGTGAAAAATGTTGGCACCGGGGCAGTTAAAGAAATAATTAATAAACGTAAGCAACAAGGAAATTATAAGAGTTATAGTGACTTTTGCCGACGCATAGACTGCCGAACGGTAAACAAAAGGGTTTTAGAAAGCCTTATAAAATCTGGGTGTTTCGACACCCTTAATCATTATAGAGCGCAACTGTTGGCAGTGTTAGAAAAGGGTTTAGAGTTGGCTCAGCAGTCGCAGCGGGAACGGGACAGTGGTCAAATATCTTTATTGGACCTGTGGGGACAAGAGGACACCAACAACATTCAGGAAATTGAGTTACCGGATATCCCTGAGTACTCCCTTGCTGATATGCTGGCGCTGGAAAAAGAGGCCTTGGGTTTATATATTAGCGGTCATCCATTGGAAGAATATCAACATGTATTTTCCCAAATTACCACTCACAAATTAATTGAGCTGGCTGAACTGGAAGGAAGTGAAAGGGTACAGGTTGGTGGCGTGATTATTAATGCTAAAACCATTAATACTAAAAAAGGTGATCAAATGGCCTTTGCTACTTTAGAAGATATCACCGCCACCTGTGAATTGGTGATTTTTCCATCCATTTATCGCAAGTACGGCCGATTTTTCACCACCGAAAGCCCGCTTTTAGTGGTGGGGCGCACTGATAGTTCTGAGGATGAAATAAAAATTATAGTGGAAGAACTAATTCCATTAACCAATATAGAACGGGCGTTGTATTTACGTTTAGCACCAAATAGTGACCAAGAAACATTGATAATCAACCTATTACGGGCCCACCCCGGTGAGCAACGGGTTTTTATTTATTACAATAACCAGGAATTAAAACCATTGCCTGCAGAATACTATACAAAGGTACCTGGCCCGGTGGTAACCCATTTAAAGCAGTTATTGGGTGAAAGTAATGTGGTTGTTAAATGGAAACCATTGAGCAAACAGAGAAGAACTGAAAAAAATTTTAGCAATGAACCCGTTGCTAAATTAAAACACCCACCAAAGGGTTTTCGCTCATTACTGGATTTTTAA
- the accD gene encoding acetyl-CoA carboxylase, carboxyltransferase subunit beta yields the protein MVLEFFRKQKYVTVKPKSEKREIPEGLWVKCNRCNEILYTKELDKNFKVCSKCNYHFRVSAQDRISMTLDEGSFKEHDADLVSGNPLNFPNYEEKLLKAQEATGLNEGVLTGEGTINGYPVVVVVMDPSFIMGSMGSVVGEKITRAIEAAEQKRYPLITFATSGGARMQEGILSLMQMAKTSAALTKLGEAGVLYVSVLTDPTTGGVTASFASLGDIIIAEPGALIGFTGPRVIEQTIKQKLPEGFQRAEFMRQHGFVDLIVPRNKMKEMLANILALHAEEE from the coding sequence TTGGTTTTAGAATTTTTCCGTAAACAAAAGTATGTTACGGTAAAACCTAAGTCGGAAAAACGAGAAATTCCAGAAGGACTTTGGGTAAAATGTAATCGCTGTAATGAAATACTTTATACAAAAGAATTGGATAAAAATTTTAAAGTTTGTTCTAAATGTAATTATCACTTCCGGGTCAGTGCCCAAGACAGAATAAGCATGACTTTGGATGAAGGAAGTTTTAAGGAACATGACGCTGATTTGGTGTCCGGCAATCCGTTGAATTTTCCTAACTATGAAGAAAAATTACTGAAAGCTCAAGAAGCCACCGGCCTTAATGAAGGGGTGCTTACAGGGGAAGGAACGATCAATGGCTATCCAGTGGTAGTGGTGGTGATGGACCCAAGCTTTATCATGGGTAGTATGGGTTCGGTGGTGGGTGAAAAAATCACCAGGGCCATTGAAGCTGCTGAACAAAAAAGATACCCATTAATCACCTTTGCCACCTCCGGTGGAGCCAGAATGCAGGAGGGAATTTTATCCCTAATGCAGATGGCCAAGACGTCGGCGGCGCTAACCAAACTTGGTGAAGCAGGGGTTTTATATGTTTCTGTGCTGACTGATCCCACAACTGGTGGGGTGACCGCAAGTTTTGCTTCATTGGGGGATATTATCATTGCTGAACCAGGAGCATTAATTGGTTTTACAGGGCCAAGGGTTATCGAACAAACCATTAAGCAAAAACTGCCGGAAGGTTTCCAAAGGGCAGAATTTATGCGGCAGCATGGCTTTGTGGATCTAATTGTTCCCCGAAACAAAATGAAAGAGATGCTGGCAAACATTCTTGCCCTGCATGCAGAGGAGGAATAA
- the mtrB gene encoding trp RNA-binding attenuation protein MtrB has translation MSDLNEITGEYIVIKALENGVTIIGLTRGRDTKFHHTEKLDKGEVMIAQFTQHTSAIKIRGRAEIMTKHGTINTQE, from the coding sequence ATGAGTGACTTAAACGAAATTACTGGAGAATATATAGTTATTAAGGCATTGGAGAATGGGGTCACCATTATTGGTTTAACCCGTGGCCGAGATACCAAGTTTCACCATACAGAAAAATTGGACAAGGGTGAAGTGATGATTGCTCAGTTTACCCAACACACATCTGCAATTAAGATCCGCGGTCGGGCTGAAATTATGACTAAACATGGCACGATAAACACTCAGGAATAA